From a region of the Corallococcus coralloides DSM 2259 genome:
- a CDS encoding TIGR02266 family protein — protein MSSSVVGYWVGDSLGRVLGPLQLQAFRDLISSGRLKTAVRASRDGTNWVALQELPEVRDLFTTAAPTPSIESQQAERLRNQLRGLLHLPPHEVFGLKPQASLDEFRLAFFRMAKRFSPEHLSSDLHPELRKVSVEIFDFLSRRIREAETLFLQGAMQPPAPPPPRLDMTGALPSAPLPLSGTAVPARPPPVMTPQAAAIPPTPVPGSLTRPPAAAIPPTPVPGSMTRPVAASIPPTPMPGSMTRPAAASIPPTPVPGSMTRPAAASIPPTPAPGSMTRPVVPPAPPRPPPVMTPTTRPVTPPPPAPAPAPPPPAPVRRPMAAPAPSYSSAEFVGLERRSDDRLHADVKVSMKNTGIFTDHRIINLSSGGLFIGTDRPLRLGTQVELTLRFDDPERVMTLRSSVIWENSLDDGKNPRGYGLRLSSLRAEERDFIQQYVRRTKKP, from the coding sequence GTGTCGTCATCCGTTGTTGGTTACTGGGTGGGAGATTCGCTCGGCCGCGTGCTGGGCCCCCTGCAACTGCAAGCCTTCCGCGACCTCATCTCCTCGGGTCGCCTGAAGACGGCCGTGCGCGCGTCGCGCGACGGCACGAACTGGGTCGCGCTCCAGGAACTCCCGGAGGTGCGCGACCTGTTCACCACCGCGGCGCCCACGCCCTCCATCGAAAGCCAGCAGGCCGAGCGCCTGCGCAACCAGCTGCGCGGCCTGTTGCACCTGCCGCCGCACGAGGTGTTCGGGCTCAAGCCGCAGGCGTCGCTCGATGAGTTCCGGCTCGCCTTCTTCCGCATGGCGAAGCGCTTCTCACCAGAGCACCTGTCGTCGGATCTGCATCCGGAGCTGCGCAAGGTCTCCGTTGAGATCTTCGACTTCCTCTCGCGGCGGATCCGCGAGGCGGAGACGCTCTTCCTCCAGGGCGCGATGCAACCGCCCGCGCCCCCGCCGCCCCGCCTGGACATGACTGGCGCGCTGCCCTCCGCGCCGCTGCCGCTGAGCGGAACCGCGGTGCCCGCGCGTCCGCCGCCCGTGATGACGCCCCAGGCCGCCGCGATTCCGCCGACGCCTGTTCCGGGTTCCCTCACGCGTCCGCCGGCCGCCGCGATTCCACCGACGCCAGTGCCGGGCAGCATGACGAGGCCGGTGGCTGCCTCCATTCCGCCGACGCCCATGCCGGGCAGCATGACGCGACCGGCGGCCGCCTCCATTCCGCCGACGCCCGTGCCGGGCAGCATGACGCGTCCGGCGGCTGCCTCCATTCCGCCGACGCCCGCTCCGGGCAGCATGACGCGTCCGGTGGTCCCGCCCGCGCCGCCCCGGCCTCCGCCGGTGATGACGCCCACGACGCGTCCGGTGACGCCTCCGCCGCCCGCGCCGGCTCCCGCGCCGCCACCTCCCGCGCCCGTCCGGCGCCCCATGGCCGCCCCCGCGCCCTCGTATTCGAGCGCCGAGTTCGTGGGCCTGGAGCGCCGGTCGGACGACCGGCTCCACGCGGACGTGAAGGTGTCGATGAAGAACACGGGCATCTTCACCGACCACCGCATCATCAACCTGTCGTCGGGCGGCCTGTTCATCGGAACGGACCGGCCGCTGCGGTTGGGGACACAGGTGGAGCTGACCTTGCGCTTCGATGATCCGGAGCGCGTGATGACCCTTCGCAGCTCCGTCATCTGGGAGAACTCCCTGGACGACGGCAAGAACCCCCGCGGCTACGGGTTGCGCCTGAGCTCGCTGCGCGCGGAGGAGCGGGACTTCATCCAGCAGTACGTCCGCCGCACCAAGAAGCCCTGA
- a CDS encoding ATP-binding protein: MSVSGPPGTLDGLLPALPVPLFVIRGDRLVFTNTALRTLLGLREDELPSLLELAARFGPEERSWVEPLCEALMRGEQPTPVRPAWVRVRGADGRQHVLSPVTAPGRVPEEQLVLLLDAEGGDAVRTLSTMLVATAAELLRCRDEGSVLELAVESLHRQGFYVSVMLLEGDFLRHGPMRQEAESLAAASLLYGQDVHAVRFPRSGMPHLEEVLTSRRAAFHPDAFSMARRLHSPEVADNIQRIYPPGSRALDAPIFVGDEPFGVLAVQSTTLTPANAGALELFAQLIGGALENVRHHRAAEARLAEVSRLQNELIASERLTVLGEAAGVVAHEVRNPLGAILNTVAVLKREPRLGPAGASAVEMLEEEAIRLEDIVRDLLDAVRPLEPRPRPVSLGELVHRALAQLLHGREELPKPRVAFDEAPDVPELSGDETLLQLAVTHLMRNAIQASPSGGTVRVAVRRVPDGVSLVVEDEGPGIAGLDPQRVFEPFFLTRANGRGLGLAIVRRVVLAHGGKVRAGARPEGGARFELVLPL, from the coding sequence ATGAGCGTCTCCGGTCCGCCCGGCACGCTGGATGGCCTGCTGCCCGCGCTGCCGGTGCCGCTGTTCGTGATTCGCGGCGACCGGCTGGTGTTCACCAACACCGCGCTGCGCACGCTGCTGGGCCTGCGAGAGGACGAGCTGCCGTCGCTGCTGGAGCTCGCCGCGCGCTTCGGACCTGAGGAGCGCTCCTGGGTGGAGCCCCTGTGCGAAGCGCTGATGCGCGGCGAGCAGCCCACGCCGGTGCGGCCCGCCTGGGTGCGCGTGCGCGGCGCGGACGGACGCCAGCACGTGCTCTCCCCCGTCACCGCGCCGGGCCGCGTGCCGGAGGAGCAGCTCGTGCTGCTGCTGGACGCGGAGGGCGGGGACGCGGTGCGCACGCTGTCCACCATGCTGGTGGCCACCGCCGCGGAGCTCCTGCGCTGCCGTGACGAGGGCTCGGTGCTGGAGCTGGCGGTGGAGTCCCTGCACCGGCAGGGCTTCTACGTCTCCGTGATGCTGCTGGAGGGGGACTTCCTGCGCCACGGGCCCATGCGCCAGGAGGCGGAGAGCCTGGCGGCGGCGTCGCTGCTGTACGGGCAGGACGTGCACGCGGTGCGCTTCCCCCGCTCGGGGATGCCGCACCTGGAAGAGGTGCTCACGAGCCGCCGGGCGGCGTTCCATCCAGACGCGTTCAGCATGGCGCGGCGGCTGCACTCGCCGGAGGTGGCGGACAACATCCAGCGCATCTACCCGCCGGGCTCACGCGCGCTGGACGCGCCCATCTTCGTGGGGGACGAGCCCTTCGGCGTGCTGGCGGTGCAGTCCACCACGTTGACGCCCGCGAACGCGGGAGCGCTGGAGCTGTTCGCGCAGCTCATTGGCGGCGCGCTGGAGAACGTGCGGCACCACCGCGCGGCGGAGGCGCGGCTCGCGGAGGTGTCCCGCTTGCAGAACGAGCTCATCGCCAGCGAGCGGCTGACGGTGCTGGGCGAGGCGGCGGGCGTCGTGGCCCACGAGGTGCGCAACCCCCTGGGCGCCATCCTCAACACGGTGGCGGTGCTCAAGCGTGAACCCCGCCTGGGGCCCGCGGGCGCCTCCGCGGTGGAGATGCTGGAGGAGGAGGCCATCCGGCTGGAGGACATCGTGCGCGACCTGCTGGACGCGGTGCGCCCGCTGGAGCCCCGGCCGCGCCCCGTGTCGCTGGGCGAGCTGGTGCACCGCGCGCTCGCGCAGCTGCTCCACGGCCGGGAGGAGCTGCCCAAGCCGCGCGTGGCGTTCGACGAGGCGCCGGACGTGCCGGAGCTGTCCGGCGACGAGACGCTGTTGCAGCTGGCTGTCACCCACCTGATGCGCAATGCCATCCAGGCCTCGCCGTCCGGGGGCACGGTGCGCGTTGCGGTACGCCGCGTGCCGGACGGCGTTTCGCTGGTCGTGGAGGACGAGGGCCCGGGCATCGCGGGGTTGGATCCACAGCGCGTCTTCGAGCCCTTCTTCCTCACCCGCGCCAACGGCCGCGGCCTGGGGCTGGCCATCGTGCGCCGCGTGGTGCTGGCGCACGGGGGCAAGGTGCGCGCGGGCGCCAGGCCCGAGGGTGGCGCGCGCTTCGAGCTGGTGCTGCCGCTCTGA
- a CDS encoding tetratricopeptide repeat protein: MVAGLASLVVWQWEDIVKLPAVQWGMELVAKLRVDESPPAPRTFRVAVARLERDADDELWHVIQGNLKEEPYLEVRPVGFHIAEGSEAAGHETARKYLRRMHADVLIWGSVMGSGPAAVPQLYLTWADSPREMKRDAAAPRSYERERAQRLPALFWDDLSTVLRLAVFTQASSEFSDKGRYLADKLPGFTDKVRYLLRTRGASWNAQDRASTAGVLAPALQVLGSQNGQDEPLLESIALYEECLKTWTRRDSPEQWAATQNNLGNALSTLGERESGPEHLEEAVVAYRAALKERTRERVPLDWAMTQTNLGIALMLLGLKTHDAAPLCDALPRYFGAWVVLSAANDVRAALPDEAAAWARQALAAHSADAAWECPG, encoded by the coding sequence GTGGTGGCGGGCCTCGCCTCGCTGGTGGTGTGGCAGTGGGAGGACATCGTCAAGCTGCCCGCGGTGCAGTGGGGGATGGAGCTCGTCGCGAAGCTGCGAGTCGACGAGTCTCCTCCGGCTCCCAGGACCTTCAGGGTCGCAGTGGCCAGGCTGGAGCGGGATGCCGACGACGAGCTCTGGCACGTCATTCAGGGCAACCTGAAGGAGGAGCCATATCTCGAGGTGAGGCCCGTGGGCTTCCACATCGCCGAAGGCAGCGAGGCTGCTGGCCACGAGACCGCACGGAAGTACCTCCGCAGAATGCACGCGGATGTCCTCATCTGGGGCAGCGTCATGGGGAGTGGCCCGGCGGCAGTCCCCCAGCTCTACCTGACATGGGCAGACAGTCCGCGGGAGATGAAGCGGGATGCGGCTGCTCCCAGGAGCTACGAGCGGGAGCGAGCGCAGCGTCTCCCAGCATTGTTCTGGGACGACCTGTCGACCGTGCTTCGCCTGGCTGTCTTCACGCAGGCATCGAGCGAATTCTCAGACAAGGGGCGCTACCTCGCCGACAAGCTCCCGGGCTTCACCGACAAGGTTCGGTATCTCCTTCGTACGCGCGGCGCCTCCTGGAATGCGCAGGACCGGGCCTCGACAGCAGGCGTCCTCGCCCCGGCTCTTCAAGTCCTGGGCTCGCAGAATGGGCAGGATGAACCCCTCCTGGAATCCATCGCCCTTTACGAGGAATGCCTGAAGACGTGGACGCGACGCGACTCACCCGAGCAATGGGCCGCGACGCAGAACAACCTGGGCAACGCGCTCTCAACGCTCGGGGAGCGGGAATCGGGGCCGGAGCACCTTGAGGAGGCGGTGGTGGCCTACCGGGCGGCGCTGAAGGAGAGAACGCGCGAGCGGGTGCCGCTGGACTGGGCCATGACGCAGACCAACCTGGGCATCGCGCTCATGCTGCTGGGACTCAAGACCCACGACGCAGCCCCGCTCTGCGACGCCCTTCCTCGGTATTTTGGAGCCTGGGTAGTCCTATCGGCAGCGAACGATGTACGGGCAGCACTGCCTGACGAAGCTGCCGCCTGGGCCCGCCAGGCTCTCGCCGCACACAGCGCTGACGCTGCCTGGGAATGCCCTGGGTAG
- a CDS encoding THUMP domain-containing class I SAM-dependent RNA methyltransferase, giving the protein MTDVRARTGETLYVSTLPGLEPALESEARERGLSFRRAEGGIECEGPAGLHQTANLHLRTASRVLLRLGTFTAPTADALVQELQALPMAGVWDGKVPLRLSVTLHRSVAPGPAVVLESAAVAWDPCEVTVAGHLDEEGGGPELTLLVRGEGERWTVSVDTSGAPLYQRGYRQEVGRAPLRETLAAGILRLAGYAGDVPLVDPMCGSGTFLVEGAWLSQRRAPGLLRTFAFQSFPSFDKAAWAHRRAEAEAEGLAEPRAPMRGYDLNAGALGTARRNARRAGVTLTLERHDLRTLKAPPDAPGLVVANPPYGKRVGEVEDLPDLYRALGATLNGAFREWRKALIVPEEPKLVASLGLKGARSLNVKNGGLRCLLLLAGPS; this is encoded by the coding sequence GTGACGGACGTTCGGGCCCGGACGGGCGAAACCCTCTACGTGTCCACGCTGCCGGGCCTGGAGCCCGCGCTGGAGTCGGAAGCGCGCGAGCGGGGGCTGTCCTTCCGGCGCGCGGAGGGCGGCATCGAGTGCGAGGGCCCGGCGGGCCTGCACCAGACGGCGAACCTGCACCTGCGCACCGCGAGCCGCGTGCTCCTGCGCCTGGGCACCTTCACGGCGCCCACCGCGGACGCGTTGGTGCAGGAGCTGCAAGCGCTGCCCATGGCGGGCGTCTGGGACGGCAAGGTGCCGCTGCGGCTGTCGGTGACCCTGCACCGCTCCGTGGCCCCGGGGCCGGCCGTGGTGCTGGAGTCCGCGGCCGTGGCCTGGGACCCGTGCGAGGTGACGGTCGCGGGACACCTGGACGAGGAGGGCGGGGGGCCGGAGCTCACGCTGCTGGTGCGCGGCGAAGGCGAGCGCTGGACGGTGAGTGTGGACACGTCCGGTGCTCCCCTGTACCAGCGCGGCTACCGGCAGGAGGTGGGGCGCGCGCCCCTGCGCGAGACGCTGGCCGCGGGCATCCTCCGGCTCGCGGGCTACGCGGGGGACGTGCCGCTGGTGGATCCGATGTGCGGCTCGGGCACGTTCCTGGTGGAGGGCGCCTGGCTGTCCCAGCGCCGCGCACCGGGCCTGCTGCGCACGTTCGCGTTCCAGTCCTTCCCGTCCTTCGACAAGGCCGCCTGGGCGCACCGCCGCGCGGAAGCGGAAGCCGAGGGGCTGGCGGAGCCTCGCGCGCCCATGCGCGGCTACGACCTGAACGCGGGGGCGCTGGGCACGGCGCGGCGCAATGCCAGACGCGCGGGTGTGACGCTCACGCTGGAGCGGCATGACCTGCGCACGCTGAAGGCCCCGCCGGACGCACCCGGGCTCGTGGTGGCGAACCCGCCCTATGGCAAGCGCGTGGGGGAGGTGGAGGACCTGCCGGACCTCTACCGCGCGTTGGGCGCGACGTTGAACGGCGCGTTCCGCGAATGGCGCAAGGCGCTCATCGTCCCCGAGGAGCCGAAGCTGGTGGCGTCGCTGGGGCTGAAGGGCGCGCGCTCGCTCAACGTGAAGAACGGCGGCCTGCGCTGTCTGTTGCTGCTGGCCGGCCCGTCCTAG
- a CDS encoding response regulator gives MQAPFDFQKLFELSPNPYMLVDRELRYVTANAAYLRVTASRLENLVGRTIFEAFPHDPDDPNNASTRMLRDSFSRVLTERTLDTLALIPYRVPRQTDAGVVLEDRYWSATHTPLFDGRGEVAFILQHTMDVTELQQLKRAVREAEASLDGGPRTQLMSGVLARAQAVQEANRVLDDERRHLRRLFEQAPGFMCSLKGPEHVFELANRSYQQLVGHRDLLGKTVREALPEVAGQGFFELLDRVFKTGEPFVGHNMGLHLQREPGGPLVEAFLDFVYQPIIEVDGRVSGIFVQGHDMTAQKRAEDELARHRDHLEDLVRERTRALEESEAERRQAEAALLQAQKMEAVGKLTGGVAHDFNNLLQVVSGNLQLLQRDTVGDSRAQRRLETALGAVERGARLASQLLAFARRQPLAPTALNPGRLVRDMDDLLRRALGEDVEVETVIAGGLWNTSVDRNQLENVILNLAINARDAMDGRGKLTIEAGNAMLDDHYAMLHPEVTAGQYVLLAISDTGSGMSQEVMERAFEPFFTTKPEGRGTGLGLSMVYGFVKQSGGHVKIYSELGHGTSIKIYLPRTFQAAAQPAENGPGQVEGGTETILVVEDDAAVRATVVEVLTELGYRVLKAHDGQSALAVIQSGLPVDLLFTDVVMPGPVRSPELARLAKAHLPDLEVLFTSGYTENAIVHGGRLDPGVSLLSKPYRREDLARKIRALLRGREQRLAAKPYRALTPVPAEAPSKGALRILLVEDDADIRESASELMTDLGHTVLAVESAEAASEALAKETFDLLFTDVTLPGKSGVVLAREAVKRYPSLRIIIASGDSRAVAAEDGQALERVVLLPKPYDLNQMERALEQAAMDAVSAARTRPA, from the coding sequence ATGCAGGCACCCTTCGACTTCCAGAAGCTCTTCGAGCTGTCGCCCAATCCCTACATGCTGGTGGACCGGGAGCTCCGGTACGTCACGGCGAACGCGGCCTACCTGCGGGTGACCGCCAGCCGGCTGGAGAACCTGGTCGGGCGCACCATCTTCGAGGCCTTCCCGCACGACCCGGACGACCCGAACAACGCCAGCACCCGGATGCTGCGCGATTCGTTCAGCCGCGTGCTGACGGAGCGCACGCTGGACACGCTGGCGCTCATTCCCTACCGGGTGCCCCGCCAGACGGACGCGGGCGTGGTGCTGGAGGACCGTTACTGGAGCGCCACGCACACGCCCCTGTTTGACGGGCGGGGAGAAGTGGCCTTCATCCTCCAGCACACGATGGACGTGACGGAGCTGCAGCAGCTCAAGCGCGCCGTGCGTGAGGCGGAGGCGTCACTGGATGGGGGGCCTCGCACGCAGCTGATGAGCGGGGTGCTCGCGCGTGCCCAGGCGGTGCAGGAGGCCAACCGGGTGCTGGACGACGAGCGCCGGCACCTGCGGCGCCTGTTCGAACAGGCGCCGGGCTTCATGTGCTCGCTGAAGGGGCCGGAGCATGTGTTCGAGCTGGCCAACCGCTCCTACCAACAGCTCGTGGGGCACCGGGACCTGCTGGGCAAGACGGTGCGGGAGGCCCTGCCGGAGGTGGCCGGGCAGGGCTTCTTCGAACTCCTGGACCGGGTGTTCAAGACGGGCGAGCCCTTCGTCGGGCACAACATGGGGCTGCACCTGCAGCGCGAGCCCGGGGGGCCGCTGGTGGAGGCCTTCCTGGACTTCGTCTACCAGCCCATCATCGAGGTGGATGGGAGGGTCTCCGGCATCTTCGTCCAGGGCCACGACATGACGGCGCAGAAGCGGGCGGAGGATGAGCTCGCGCGCCACCGCGACCACCTGGAGGACCTGGTGCGCGAGCGCACGCGGGCGCTGGAGGAGAGCGAGGCGGAGCGCCGCCAGGCGGAGGCCGCGCTGCTCCAGGCGCAGAAGATGGAGGCGGTGGGCAAGCTCACCGGCGGCGTGGCGCATGACTTCAACAACCTGCTCCAGGTGGTGAGCGGGAATCTCCAGCTGCTCCAGCGCGACACGGTGGGTGACTCGCGCGCGCAGCGGCGCCTGGAGACGGCGCTGGGCGCGGTGGAGCGCGGGGCTCGGCTGGCGTCGCAGCTGCTCGCGTTCGCGCGCAGGCAGCCCCTGGCGCCCACGGCGCTCAACCCGGGCCGGCTGGTGCGCGACATGGACGACCTGTTGCGCCGCGCCCTGGGCGAGGACGTGGAGGTGGAGACGGTCATCGCGGGCGGGCTGTGGAACACGTCCGTGGACCGCAACCAGCTGGAGAACGTCATCCTCAACCTGGCCATCAACGCGCGCGACGCCATGGATGGCCGGGGCAAGCTGACCATCGAAGCCGGCAACGCGATGCTGGATGACCACTACGCGATGCTGCACCCGGAGGTGACGGCGGGGCAGTACGTGCTGCTGGCCATCTCCGACACGGGCTCGGGCATGTCCCAGGAGGTGATGGAGCGCGCGTTCGAGCCGTTCTTCACCACGAAGCCGGAGGGGCGCGGCACGGGCCTGGGGCTGAGCATGGTGTATGGCTTCGTGAAGCAGTCCGGCGGCCACGTGAAAATCTACAGCGAGCTGGGCCACGGCACGTCCATCAAGATCTACCTGCCGCGCACCTTCCAGGCGGCGGCGCAGCCGGCGGAGAACGGACCGGGGCAGGTGGAGGGCGGCACGGAGACCATCCTCGTGGTGGAGGACGACGCGGCGGTGCGCGCCACGGTGGTGGAGGTGCTCACAGAGCTGGGCTACCGCGTGCTCAAGGCGCACGACGGCCAGAGCGCGCTCGCGGTCATCCAGAGCGGCCTGCCGGTGGACCTGCTCTTCACGGACGTGGTGATGCCGGGACCGGTGCGCAGCCCGGAGCTGGCGCGGCTGGCGAAGGCGCACCTGCCGGACCTCGAGGTGCTCTTCACGTCTGGCTACACGGAGAACGCCATCGTGCACGGCGGCCGGTTGGACCCCGGCGTGAGCCTCCTGTCCAAGCCGTACCGGCGTGAGGACCTGGCGCGGAAGATCCGCGCGCTCCTGCGCGGACGCGAACAGCGGCTGGCGGCGAAGCCGTACCGCGCGCTCACGCCCGTGCCCGCCGAGGCTCCGTCGAAGGGCGCGCTGCGCATCCTCCTGGTGGAGGACGACGCGGACATCCGCGAGTCCGCGTCCGAGCTGATGACGGACCTGGGGCACACCGTGCTCGCGGTGGAGAGCGCGGAGGCGGCGAGCGAGGCGCTGGCGAAGGAGACCTTCGACCTGCTCTTCACGGACGTGACGCTGCCGGGCAAGTCCGGCGTGGTGCTGGCGCGCGAGGCCGTGAAGCGCTATCCGTCCCTGCGAATCATCATCGCGTCCGGCGATTCGCGCGCGGTGGCGGCGGAGGATGGCCAGGCGCTGGAGCGCGTGGTGCTACTGCCCAAGCCGTATGACCTGAACCAGATGGAGCGCGCGTTGGAGCAGGCGGCGATGGACGCGGTTTCCGCCGCGAGGACGCGGCCGGCGTGA
- a CDS encoding fatty acid desaturase family protein, with amino-acid sequence MLAVPEPLSLDDSEAVTSRTFDRRSLTASVRELSVVANARGLWAVTRQWLIIALSVAFVVQVDRWWAWVLAAVVISSRQNALFSLVHEASHRHLLTNRKANDIVADLLCAFPMNITTEGYRKEHAEHHRYVNTEKDPYWRTAQRDHAWLFPRTRWGMARVLLGDLVGFFTPSHMLIIIPWTYTGRAMGKGGPPPSRAEHLRYALWLVGLITFLTLTGGWLHYLLLWSIPSLTLTMVAFRIRALVEHPYTPATPDETHETRDVEAATWLERLFIAPFNASYHLSHHLFPSVPYYHLPALNERLKQTDLYRPGENHFQTYLGGEKSAWSFLTSLGQERRP; translated from the coding sequence ATGCTCGCCGTTCCAGAACCGTTGTCGCTGGATGACTCGGAAGCGGTCACCTCCCGTACGTTCGACAGACGTTCGTTGACGGCGTCGGTGCGAGAGCTGTCGGTGGTGGCCAACGCGCGCGGGCTGTGGGCGGTGACGCGCCAATGGCTCATCATCGCGCTGTCGGTGGCGTTCGTGGTGCAGGTGGACCGGTGGTGGGCGTGGGTGCTGGCCGCGGTGGTCATCTCCTCGCGGCAGAACGCGCTCTTCAGCCTGGTGCACGAAGCCAGTCACCGCCACCTGCTCACGAACCGCAAGGCCAACGACATCGTGGCGGACCTGCTGTGCGCCTTCCCGATGAACATCACCACGGAGGGCTACCGCAAGGAGCACGCGGAGCATCACCGCTACGTCAACACGGAGAAGGACCCGTACTGGCGCACGGCGCAGCGCGACCACGCGTGGCTGTTCCCGCGCACGCGCTGGGGCATGGCGCGGGTGCTGCTGGGGGACCTGGTGGGCTTCTTCACCCCGTCCCACATGCTCATCATCATTCCCTGGACCTATACGGGCCGCGCCATGGGCAAGGGCGGCCCGCCGCCGTCCCGCGCGGAGCACCTCCGCTACGCGCTGTGGCTGGTGGGCCTCATCACCTTCCTCACGCTCACGGGCGGCTGGCTCCACTACCTGCTCCTGTGGTCCATCCCGTCGCTGACCCTGACGATGGTGGCCTTCCGCATCCGCGCGTTGGTGGAGCACCCCTACACCCCCGCCACCCCGGATGAGACGCACGAGACGCGGGACGTGGAGGCGGCCACCTGGCTCGAGCGCTTGTTCATCGCGCCCTTCAACGCCAGCTACCACCTGTCCCATCACCTCTTCCCGTCCGTGCCCTACTACCACCTGCCCGCGCTGAACGAGCGGCTCAAGCAGACGGACCTCTACCGCCCCGGGGAGAACCACTTCCAGACGTACCTGGGCGGAGAGAAGAGCGCGTGGAGCTTCCTCACGTCGCTGGGGCAGGAACGAAGGCCGTGA
- a CDS encoding glycosyl hydrolase family 18 protein, with translation MRRQLIGFLVALGAMHTGCGGAPDFTSTAGDDDSLGMSGDALASATTMFDDALGSGWQDWSWATHSLSATRPVYAGTRSISATFKPWTGLYFHHAGVPTTGYGFVELQVNPGATANPAIALYASVGGVAKSPVALNPTCAGGTLKANAWTLCRMPLATLGAANTTLDGLVVMENAGRTLATMYFDNVRLAASTTAPSAPTALKATGSATDVALTWGTVTGATGYHVYRATSQTGTYTRLTSSALTAASYKDTSAAVNTTYWYAVTALNAAGESAKSTAVSGKRTSTTGVSVSVTPVSVTLSRGGVQTFTALVTGNTNTAVTWSVQEGATGGTITTSGTYTAPQTAGTYHVVATSKADTTKKATADVVVTGPVGNTNKWVSGYYTGWNADDYPPEKVDFSALTHIMVGRVTPNTDGTVDAIFDNSNGSAMAKTLSTRAHAAGRKAIIMVGGAGEHANWVGAASSANREKFVQNLLKTMDDHGYDGLDIDWEPVEEVDKPNLLALVQRLRQVRPNMLLTFPIGWVNNNFASDASLKWYPQLAQYLDQVNVMSYEMIGVWDGWDSWFTSALKGESGTHPTSVESSLKAWVAAGIPKEKLGMGIPFYGLAWRNISGPRQPFTNWSDYVGGDNSFTYKKILALSKTGTLQWDAAAQANYVTFNTPVEDGTVRWITYDGPEAIQAKGQYAKANGYGGTIIWTINQGCTDPATGANPLLTEVKKAFLQ, from the coding sequence TTGAGAAGGCAGCTCATTGGGTTCCTCGTGGCGTTGGGCGCCATGCACACCGGCTGCGGTGGCGCGCCGGACTTCACGTCCACCGCGGGCGATGACGACTCGCTGGGAATGTCCGGGGACGCGCTCGCGAGCGCGACCACGATGTTTGACGACGCGCTCGGCTCGGGCTGGCAGGACTGGTCCTGGGCGACGCACAGCCTCAGCGCGACCCGGCCCGTGTACGCGGGCACCCGCTCCATCTCCGCGACGTTCAAGCCCTGGACGGGCCTGTACTTCCACCACGCGGGCGTGCCCACCACGGGTTACGGCTTCGTGGAGCTGCAGGTGAACCCCGGCGCGACGGCCAACCCCGCCATCGCGCTCTACGCGAGCGTGGGCGGCGTGGCGAAGTCGCCCGTGGCGCTCAACCCCACCTGCGCGGGTGGCACCCTCAAGGCCAACGCGTGGACGCTGTGCCGCATGCCGCTGGCCACGCTGGGCGCGGCGAACACCACCCTGGATGGCCTGGTGGTGATGGAGAACGCGGGCCGCACGCTGGCCACGATGTACTTCGACAACGTGCGCCTGGCGGCGAGCACCACCGCCCCTTCCGCGCCCACGGCCCTGAAGGCCACGGGCTCCGCCACGGACGTGGCCCTCACCTGGGGCACGGTGACGGGCGCCACGGGCTACCACGTGTACCGCGCCACGTCGCAGACGGGCACGTACACGCGGCTCACCTCCTCGGCGCTCACCGCCGCGTCCTACAAGGACACCAGCGCGGCCGTGAACACGACGTACTGGTACGCCGTCACCGCGCTGAACGCGGCCGGTGAGAGCGCGAAGTCCACGGCGGTGTCCGGCAAGCGGACCTCCACCACCGGCGTGAGCGTCAGCGTCACCCCCGTGAGCGTGACGCTGTCGCGGGGCGGCGTGCAGACCTTCACCGCGCTGGTGACGGGCAACACCAACACGGCCGTCACCTGGAGCGTGCAGGAAGGCGCCACCGGCGGCACCATCACCACCAGCGGCACGTACACCGCGCCCCAGACGGCGGGCACCTACCACGTCGTGGCCACGAGCAAGGCGGACACGACGAAGAAGGCCACGGCGGACGTCGTGGTGACGGGCCCGGTGGGCAACACCAACAAGTGGGTGTCCGGCTACTACACGGGCTGGAACGCGGATGACTACCCGCCGGAGAAGGTGGACTTCAGCGCGCTCACGCACATCATGGTGGGCCGCGTGACGCCGAACACGGACGGCACGGTGGACGCCATCTTCGACAACTCCAACGGCTCCGCCATGGCGAAGACGCTCTCCACCCGCGCGCACGCGGCGGGGCGCAAGGCCATCATCATGGTGGGCGGCGCGGGCGAGCACGCCAACTGGGTGGGCGCGGCCTCCTCCGCCAACCGCGAGAAGTTCGTCCAGAACCTGCTCAAGACGATGGACGACCACGGCTACGACGGGCTCGACATCGACTGGGAACCGGTGGAGGAGGTGGACAAGCCCAACCTGCTCGCGCTGGTGCAGCGGCTGCGGCAGGTGCGCCCCAACATGCTGCTGACGTTCCCCATCGGCTGGGTGAACAACAACTTCGCCTCGGACGCGTCGCTCAAGTGGTACCCGCAGCTGGCCCAGTACCTGGACCAGGTGAACGTCATGTCCTACGAGATGATTGGCGTCTGGGACGGCTGGGATTCGTGGTTCACGTCCGCGCTCAAGGGCGAGTCCGGCACCCACCCGACGTCCGTGGAGTCCAGCCTCAAGGCCTGGGTGGCCGCGGGCATCCCCAAGGAGAAGCTGGGCATGGGCATCCCGTTCTACGGCCTCGCGTGGCGCAACATCAGCGGCCCGCGCCAGCCCTTCACCAACTGGTCCGACTACGTGGGCGGCGACAACTCCTTCACGTACAAGAAGATCCTGGCGCTCTCCAAGACGGGCACGCTCCAGTGGGACGCGGCGGCGCAGGCCAACTACGTCACGTTCAACACGCCGGTGGAGGACGGGACGGTGCGCTGGATTACGTACGACGGTCCGGAGGCCATCCAGGCCAAGGGCCAGTACGCCAAGGCGAACGGCTACGGCGGCACCATCATCTGGACCATCAACCAGGGCTGCACCGACCCCGCGACGGGCGCCAACCCGCTGCTCACCGAGGTCAAGAAGGCGTTCCTGCAGTAA